A single genomic interval of Lucilia cuprina isolate Lc7/37 chromosome 2, ASM2204524v1, whole genome shotgun sequence harbors:
- the LOC111679779 gene encoding RNA-binding protein 7, translating into MPQENLNEVHDDSDDEDNEEKRTIFCANLDERVTEDLLYEVFLQAGPIESARIPKDQNGRQRTFGFITYVHKCTLPYAMQLYQGLSLYRKTLTLKYQGRTQQSPMGNYTSGYNKRPSYDNSSLRAGNYVPYNDSPPRNPFQGSPTGSGKHQDNISKHASSQRRPHTNTSPYQRNSTGSEDRFHDRERDRDHNRRRHYNNGSNRHSDQRSGSGKNRR; encoded by the coding sequence TGATGAAGATAATGAGGAAAAAAGAACTATATTTTGCGCGAATCTTGATGAGAGAGTAACAGAAGATTTATTATACGAAGTGTTTTTACAAGCGGGCCCCATTGAAAGTGCTCGAATACCAAAAGACCAGAATGGGAGACAGCGTACATTTGGCTTTATTACTTACGTACACAAGTGTACACTGCCCTATGCCATGCAATTGTATCAAGGTCTATCATTATACCGCAaaacattaactttaaaatatcagGGAAGAACACAACAATCGCCAATGGGAAATTACACATCTGGTTATAATAAACGTCCTAGTTATGACAATTCATCACTGCGGGCTGGTAATTATGTCCCTTATAACGATAGCCCGCCAAGAAATCCTTTTCAAGGAAGTCCAACGGGATCTGGTAAACACCAAGATAATATTTCAAAGCACGCCTCATCTCAGAGACGACCCCATACAAATACTAGTCCCTATCAAAGAAACAGTACCGGTAGTGAAGATCGCTTTCATGATCGGGAAAGAGATAGGGATCATAATAGAAGACGCCATTACAATAATGGTAGCAATCGCCATTCTGATCAGCGTAGTGGTAGCGGAAAAAATCGTAGATAG